The Streptomyces sp. NBC_00459 DNA segment GTCGAGGAGGCTCGGGAGACGCTCGCCGAGTCGCTCGGCGCCCGGCCCAGCGAGGTCGTGTTCACCTCCGGCGGCACCGAGGCCGACAACCTCGCCGTCAAGGGGCTGTACTGGTCCCGCCGGGACGCCGATCCGGCCCGCGTCCGCGTTCTCGCCAGCCCCGTCGAGCACCACGCCGTCCTGGACGCCGTGCACTGGCTCGGTGAGCACGAGGGTGCCGTCGTCGAATACCTCCCCGTCGACCCGCACGGCCGGGTCCACCCCGACGCCCTGCGCGAGGCCATCGCCCGCGACCCCGGCAGTGTGGCGCTGGCCACCGTGATGTGGGCCAACAACGAGATCGGCACGATCATGCCGGTCCGTGAACTCGCCGACGTGGCACGCGAGTTCGACGTTCCCCTGCATGCCGACGCCGTGCAGGCCTTCGGCCAGGTGCCCGTCTCCTTCGCGGACTCCGGGCTCGCCGCGATGACCGTCTCCGGCCACAAGGTCGGCGGACCGTACGGCATCGGCGCGCTGCTGCTGGGCCGCGAACACACCCCCGTACCGGTGCTGCACGGTGGCGGGCAGGAGCGGCATGTACGGTCCGGGACCCTCGATGTGCCGGCCGTCGCCTCCTTCGCGGTGGCCGGGCGCATCGCCGCCGAGCAGCAGGAGTGGTTCGCGCACGAGATCGGCGCCATGCGCGACTCCCTGATCGAGGAGGTGCGCAGGGTGGTGCCGGACGCCGTGCTCGGCGGTGACCCGGTCGACCGGCTGCCCGCCAACGCGCACTTCACCTTCCCCGGCTGCGAGGGCGACTCCCTGCTGCTGCTCCTGGACGCCCAGGGCATCGAGTGCTCGACGGGATCCGCCTGTACGGCCGGTGTGGCCCAGCCCAGCCATGTCCTCCTGGCCACCGGCACGGCCCCCGACCTGGCCCGCGGCACCCTCCGCTTCTCCTTCGGCCACACCTCCGTACAGGCGGACGTGGAGGCGGTGTCGAAGGCGATCGGCCCCGTGGTGGAACGGGCCAGGGCGGCCGGGCTCAGCTGACCGAGGGGGCTTCGGCCGCGGGTGCGTCCGTCGGGCGGCGTCGCCAGGGCTCTGCCGGGCCCCGGC contains these protein-coding regions:
- a CDS encoding cysteine desulfurase family protein, which translates into the protein MAYLDHAATTPMLPEAVEAMTAQLGVTGNASSLHAAGRRARRTVEEARETLAESLGARPSEVVFTSGGTEADNLAVKGLYWSRRDADPARVRVLASPVEHHAVLDAVHWLGEHEGAVVEYLPVDPHGRVHPDALREAIARDPGSVALATVMWANNEIGTIMPVRELADVAREFDVPLHADAVQAFGQVPVSFADSGLAAMTVSGHKVGGPYGIGALLLGREHTPVPVLHGGGQERHVRSGTLDVPAVASFAVAGRIAAEQQEWFAHEIGAMRDSLIEEVRRVVPDAVLGGDPVDRLPANAHFTFPGCEGDSLLLLLDAQGIECSTGSACTAGVAQPSHVLLATGTAPDLARGTLRFSFGHTSVQADVEAVSKAIGPVVERARAAGLS